The following are encoded in a window of Panicum virgatum strain AP13 chromosome 5N, P.virgatum_v5, whole genome shotgun sequence genomic DNA:
- the LOC120676065 gene encoding mucin-5AC-like — MEVAAPRVELVVRIDKAKLHCPCCSVPLKIPMFQFQVCLCFHCYQQWHPLLVLVFLGRVLAVRGWAFWPAGTAMSTSPRTSATRASRMAPTSAPPRWKTTSSRPGSRALSTSTAAGPMSPTPRPATTSASAPRRRAAARSPAAPSSACRRCSATTSGTRTPGPWTSSVTAGRTTSASRSSQPRRLLELDAEEDDGRVFFVSVGARGATVACVRTAAAAGPQFSCKMWATGNPSPATGRVEMAIVEADVPSISSVPGDAAARDAVPLLVPRRMLHGASMEMHLSVRIDKAPE; from the coding sequence ATGGAAGTCGCTGCGCCGAGAGTGGAGCTCGTGGTGAGGATCGACAAGGCCAAGCTTCACTGCCCCTGCTGCAGCGTCCCCTTGAAGATTCCGATGTTCCAGTTCCAGGTATGCCTTTGTTTTCACTGCTACCAGCAATGGCATCCGCTACTTGTTCTCGTGTTCTTAGGGCGAGTTCTCGCAGTGCGAGGCTGGGCATTTTGGCCTGCGGGGACTGCCATGAGCACCTCCCCAAGAACAAGTGCTACTCGTGCTTCCAGGATGGCGCCTACATCCGCGCCCCCGCGCTGGAAGACTACCTCCTCTCGGCCAGGATCCCGTGCCCTTTCGACGTCTACGGCTGCCGGGCCTATGTCGCCTACGCCGAGGCCGGCGACCACCAGCGCGAGTGCCCCTCGGCGCCGTGCGGCTGCGCGGAGCCCGGCTGCACCTTCGTCGGCTTGCCGCCGATGCTCCGCGACCACCTCAGGGACGCGCACGCCTGGCCCCTGGACAAGCTCCGTTACGGCAGGCCGCACAACGTCTGCCTCTCGGAGTTCGCAGCCGCGGCGCCTGCTCGAGCTCgacgcggaggaggacgacgggcGCGTGTTCTTCGTGTCcgtgggcgcgcgcggcgccacgGTGGCGTGTGTGAggaccgccgcggcggcggggccgcagTTCTCCTGCAAGATGTGGGCGACCGGGAACCCGAGCCCGGCAACCGGCCGGGTGGAGATGGCCATAGTGGAGGCGGACGTGCCGAGCATCAGCTCGGTgcccggcgacgccgccgctcgGGATGCGGTGCCCCTTCTGGTGCCGCGCAGGATGCTGCACGGGGCGTCCATGGAGATGCACCTCAGCGTCAGGATCGACAAGGCGCCGGAATGA